One Helianthus annuus cultivar XRQ/B chromosome 12, HanXRQr2.0-SUNRISE, whole genome shotgun sequence genomic region harbors:
- the LOC110895801 gene encoding ribonuclease 3 has translation MKLNGRALLISFLVTQSVAILTFAKDFDFFYFVQQWPAAYCDSRRGCCYPKTGKPAEDFSIHGLWPNNLDGSYPSNCDPSNRFDGSKVSDLKSVLQEHWPTLTCPSGDGLKFWRHEWEKHGTCAESVFDERGYFEAALSLKKKANLLHALEIAGIRPADGIFYTLAQIKDAITKGVGYAPFIECNVDSSGYHQLYQVYQCIDASASNFIKCPVFPHGRPCGDQVEFPSLSSASSRDEL, from the exons ATGAAGTTAAATGGGAGGGCATTGCTCATCTCGTTTTTGGTCACACAAAGTGTTGCAATTCTAACCTTTGCTAAAGACTTTGATTTCTTTTACTTTGTTCAACAG TGGCCAGCAGCATATTGTGACTCAAGGCGAGGTTGCTGCTACCCGAAAACTGGGAAGCCAGCCGAAGATTTCAGTATCCATGGGCTTTGGCCTAATAATCTCGACGGCTCATATCCATCTAACTGTGATCCCTCCAATCGGTTTGATGGCTCAAAG GTTTCGGATCTTAAAAGTGTGTTACAAGAACATTGGCCAACACTTACATGCCCAAGTGGCGACGGCTTGAAATTTTGGCGTCACGAATGGGAAAAACATGGTACTTGTGCAGAATCAGTTTTTGATGAGCGAGGTTACTTTGAGGCCGCACTTTCTCTCAAGAAAAAGGCGAACCTTCTCCATGCTCTCGAGATTGCAG GAATTAGACCTGCTGATGGGATTTTTTACACACTGGCCCAAATCAAAGATGCAATTACAAAGGGTGTGGGTTATGCCCCTTTCATAGAGTGCAATGTAGACTCCTCAGGGTACCACCAATTATACCAAGTGTACCAGTGTATCGATGCATCGGCTTCTAACTTCATCAAATGCCCGGTTTTTCCTCACGGAAGACCCTGCGGAGATCAAGTTGAATTTCCATCGTTATCCTCTGCTTCGAGTCGTGATGAACTCTAG